CAGGATCTTTGCCAGCTGTTTCAGCTGGGGTTGGGAATTCAAAGTTTGCAGGATTATCATTTACAACCACTCCATATGCATTTGATAGAATTTCTCTAGCTTTTTCCGGAGTAATTTGCTTCTCAAATTCAACGTTTACAGATTCACTGTGACTTATAACTATAGGAACTCTAACAGCTGTTGCTGCAATTGGAGTTTCTTCTGGTAAATGTAATATTTTCTTGGTTTCATTAACGAGTTTCATTTCCTCTTTTGTGTATCCATTGTCGCAGAATACATCTATTTGTGGGATTAAGTTAAATGCAATATTTTTTTTGAATACTTGATTTTCAAATGGTTGATCATTCAAAACAGCTTTTGTATTATCAATTAATTCATCTATGGCACTTTTACCCGCACCACTAACTGACTGATATGTGCTTACTACTAATTTTTTAATAGTTGCATAATCGTGCAGTGGTTTTAAAGCTAACATTAATTGTGATGTAGAGCAGTTAGGATTAGATATGAGACCTTTATGCCATTTCAGGTCATCATCATTTACGCCGGCTATAACGAGTGGAACATCTTTTTCCATTCTAAATGCGCTGGTATTGTCAACTACAACAGCGCCTCTTTTTATTGCTTCCTGAGCCAAAGCTCTACTAGTAGTAGCTCCTGCTGAAGAAAGTACGATATTTACGCCTTCAAAAGCTTCAGGAGTTGCTTCTTCTATTTTATAAATTTTATCTTGAAATTTAATGTCTTTTCCTGCACTCTTAGCGCTTGCCAGGAATTTTATGTTATTAAAAGGGAAATTATGCTCAGCGAGTATACTTAAAATCTCACCGCCAACTACTCCAGTTGCGCCTAAAACAGCAATGTTAGGTTTTTTCATCTTCTACTTTCCTCGCTACAAAATATTCTCTAGTCCATAGACAAAATTATTATGCTGCATTACATATCTGATTGCTAATGCGACACCAGGCATAAAGCTTACTCTGTCAAAGGAATCATGACGTATAGTGAGGGCTTGTCCCGGTGCTCCAAAGATAACTTCCTGATGAGCTACAAAGCCTGGTAATCTAACACTGTGAATATGAATGTTAGATTCTGTGACTCCGCCTCTTGAGCCCTTAAAGTATTCTGTTTCAGGGGTATTATCTGCTCCAAATTGTGATTGTTGTTTTGTCATCAGTTGGGCAGTTTTAATAGCAGTTCCTGAAGGGGCATCTTTTTTCCTATTATGATGAAGTTCTATAATTTCTGCGTGATCGAAGTATTTTGATGCATTTGCTGCAAACATCATCATTAATACTGCGCCAATTGCAAAATTTGGGGCAACTAATGCTGATATATTTTTCTCTTTTGATAATTTTTCTATTTCTTTTAATTGCTCATCAGATAAACCAGTAGTGCCTATTACAGGTCTAATATTGCAATTAAGCGCAATTTTAGCATTTTCAAAAATACATTCAGGACTTGTAAAATCAACAATTGCATCAACCTGATTTTTAGTAAGTGCATCTTTAAGTGATTCAGTAATAATGACACCTTGTGACTTATTTCCTATAATATCACCAATATCTTTGCCAACATTAGCTATATCTATAGCTGCAACTAATTGCATGTCTTCTTCCTTATTGACGGTTCTGACCACTTCCTGGCCCATTTTACCGCATGCACCGCATACTGCTACTTTAATTTTCTTAGTTTCTGCTGCCATATTTGATATATCCTTAAATAAATTCATATTATACAAACTTTATTTTTAGTGATTATCTCATATAAATGCTTTTTTTCCATTATATTTTTTGACATTTTAATAGAATATTAAGTTATCCTTCATCTGGTTAATATCGTTTCTACCTAAAATTAGTAGGTTATAAAACCTAAGTTTTATTGTACAATTTAAAATATGAATCAAGCTATTTATGTTAAAAATAATATAATTGATAGATTAATGTTCTCTGTAAATTCGCTTGAGAATGTAGAGGGCCAACTTAAGGATTTCTTAGGTTTTGATTTTATACCAAGAGAAACGGTATATACCTATATTAACAGACGAGAACACTTAAGTGATTTTTTTAATGCATTAAATTCAGATGAAAATAAGTTGATTTTGATTAACGGCTTTCAGGGAACAGGTAAAACTGAGTTAATTAGAGCGACTTTACTTGCATTGGAAGATAATGTTCTTAATTTTTACTATGAATGCAGTCAATCTTCAAATCTTGATGATATAATTCTCTCGCTTTATCGTTATTTAGACAAATATTTAGTGAAAGATCAGGAATATTTAAGCCTTAAAAGCGAATCACGAATTAAATCAATTGATAAAAGATTAATTAATTATTTAAAAAATTTAAAGAGACCTTTACTGGTAGTTATTGATGGATTTGAGAATTGTGTAAGCGATGATTTTTCGATTTCTGATAAGGAATTTTTACGTTTTTTAAATTATTTATTATCTCTTACATCAATAAAATTAATAATATCAGGAAGAAAAGTTCTTTCGTCTGAGTTTAATATTGATGAAAATAAAATTGCTCAGTTTAAACTATCCGGATTAGATGAAGCAGAAGCAATCCGTATATTGAAAGAT
This region of Candidatus Melainabacteria bacterium RIFOXYA2_FULL_32_9 genomic DNA includes:
- a CDS encoding aspartate-semialdehyde dehydrogenase, producing MKKPNIAVLGATGVVGGEILSILAEHNFPFNNIKFLASAKSAGKDIKFQDKIYKIEEATPEAFEGVNIVLSSAGATTSRALAQEAIKRGAVVVDNTSAFRMEKDVPLVIAGVNDDDLKWHKGLISNPNCSTSQLMLALKPLHDYATIKKLVVSTYQSVSGAGKSAIDELIDNTKAVLNDQPFENQVFKKNIAFNLIPQIDVFCDNGYTKEEMKLVNETKKILHLPEETPIAATAVRVPIVISHSESVNVEFEKQITPEKAREILSNAYGVVVNDNPANFEFPTPAETAGKDPVYVGRIRKDLASDNGIAMWVVADNLRIGAALNAVRIAEKLVEMDLVRVPA
- a CDS encoding 4-hydroxy-tetrahydrodipicolinate reductase; the protein is MAAETKKIKVAVCGACGKMGQEVVRTVNKEEDMQLVAAIDIANVGKDIGDIIGNKSQGVIITESLKDALTKNQVDAIVDFTSPECIFENAKIALNCNIRPVIGTTGLSDEQLKEIEKLSKEKNISALVAPNFAIGAVLMMMFAANASKYFDHAEIIELHHNRKKDAPSGTAIKTAQLMTKQQSQFGADNTPETEYFKGSRGGVTESNIHIHSVRLPGFVAHQEVIFGAPGQALTIRHDSFDRVSFMPGVALAIRYVMQHNNFVYGLENIL